Proteins encoded in a region of the Streptomyces sp. NBC_01471 genome:
- the murF gene encoding UDP-N-acetylmuramoyl-tripeptide--D-alanyl-D-alanine ligase, whose protein sequence is MITLSLAEIADIIGGQPHDIPDPSVLVTGPVVTDSRAVRPGSLFVAFAGERVDGHDYARSSAEAGAVAVLATRPVGVPALVVPDVTAALGTLARTVVERLGTEVVALTGSAGKTSTKDLIAQILERKGPTVYPEGNLNNEIGLPLTALRADENTRYLVLEMGARYIGDIRYLTGLVPPKTGLVLNVGTAHIGEFGGREQIAQAKGEMVESLPEHGVAVLNADDPLVRAMSVRTKARVLLFGEADEADVRAEKVRLTDTGQAAFTLHTPTGCSDVTLRLYGEHHVSNALAAAAVAHELGMSADEIATALSEAGSLSRWRMEVTERPDGVTVVNDAYNANPESMRAALRALAAMGKASQAKGGRTWAVLGQMAELGDESLAEHDAVGRLAVRLNVSKLVAVGGMEASWLQLGAYNEGSWGEESVHVSDAQAAVDLLRSQLREGDVVLVKASRSVGLEQVAYALLDGGTEGEVAAR, encoded by the coding sequence GTGATCACCCTCTCCCTCGCCGAGATCGCCGACATCATCGGCGGGCAGCCGCACGACATACCGGATCCGTCCGTCCTGGTCACCGGTCCTGTCGTCACCGACTCCCGCGCGGTGCGGCCCGGCAGTCTCTTCGTCGCGTTCGCCGGTGAACGCGTCGACGGCCACGACTACGCGCGGAGCTCCGCCGAAGCGGGGGCGGTGGCCGTGCTGGCCACCCGGCCCGTCGGCGTACCGGCCCTCGTGGTGCCCGACGTGACCGCCGCGCTCGGGACGCTCGCGCGTACCGTCGTGGAGCGCCTGGGCACCGAAGTCGTCGCACTCACCGGTTCCGCAGGCAAGACGTCGACCAAGGACCTGATCGCCCAGATCCTGGAGCGCAAGGGCCCGACGGTCTACCCGGAGGGCAATCTGAACAACGAGATCGGCCTGCCGCTCACCGCGCTGCGGGCCGACGAGAACACCCGTTACCTGGTCCTCGAAATGGGCGCGCGCTACATCGGCGACATCCGCTACCTCACCGGCCTGGTGCCGCCGAAGACCGGTCTCGTCCTGAACGTCGGGACCGCGCACATCGGGGAGTTCGGCGGCCGCGAGCAGATCGCGCAGGCCAAGGGCGAGATGGTCGAGTCGCTTCCGGAGCACGGCGTCGCCGTGCTCAACGCCGACGACCCCCTCGTACGGGCCATGTCCGTCCGTACCAAGGCGCGTGTCCTGCTCTTCGGAGAGGCGGATGAAGCGGACGTACGTGCCGAGAAGGTCCGCCTGACCGACACCGGGCAGGCCGCATTTACGCTGCACACACCCACCGGGTGCAGCGATGTGACCTTGCGCCTGTACGGTGAGCACCACGTGTCGAACGCGCTCGCCGCGGCCGCCGTCGCACATGAGTTGGGCATGTCCGCAGACGAGATCGCAACGGCGCTCTCCGAGGCTGGCTCGCTCTCCCGCTGGCGCATGGAGGTCACCGAGCGTCCGGACGGTGTGACGGTTGTCAACGACGCCTACAACGCCAACCCCGAATCCATGCGAGCCGCGCTGCGTGCGCTGGCGGCCATGGGCAAGGCCTCACAGGCAAAGGGGGGACGCACGTGGGCGGTGCTCGGTCAGATGGCCGAGCTCGGAGACGAGTCACTCGCCGAGCACGACGCGGTCGGACGGCTGGCCGTCCGGCTCAACGTGAGCAAGCTCGTGGCAGTCGGGGGCATGGAAGCGTCCTGGCTGCAACTGGGCGCCTATAACGAGGGTTCGTGGGGTGAGGAGTCGGTGCACGTGTCCGACGCGCAGGCGGCCGTCGACCTGTTGCGCAGTCAACTGCGTGAGGGAGACGTCGTGCTGGTGAAGGCGTCCAGGTCGGTGGGGTTGGAGCAGGTGGCGTACGCCTTGCTCGACGGTGGTACCGAGGGCGAGGTCGCCGCCCGATGA